A single genomic interval of Cellulosilyticum sp. I15G10I2 harbors:
- a CDS encoding sigma 54-interacting transcriptional regulator, translated as MSGIALFVPDQDMYAQAENLIKNLKNNHISLLKLIHTEDATTEARNAIVDGINIIIARGRQAVEIKNNTNVTVTNIIVTAQELGLLIMKAKSLINKDHITIGLFGWGDMFCDTTYFEQLYNITLKRYILSDNEEWRNIILKSTGDQLDVIIGGKSVLECASQIGIPGIYLAGTGESLEVAIRSAESLYHMAEIEKHNYAQFSTVLDSSSNGIIKLSASGKLLIMNRIMEGIIGQDAKQLIGMSVGQLFTEISYDKIVDVLDGTSDNFSTLLTYHGQELVLIVEPIVVEKKIEGAIMSFNRLRRLNVADKETMSKQFLNGYVAHATFDDISKNMKGLRHVIERAKLYALSSSPMLVEALSGPELDIITQGIHNYGMRKNGPFIMINMAGMTEDQQIKALFGNTETKESGALLNADHGTLVIQSIDKLSLPIQYNFIKALRTRRLAPDNNPSSFKVFDTRIIACTAKNLMELRKNFLFRSDLYFTLNSLRLRISNLKDRPEDVAYLLTTYIKQYMQQYARYHVLSARAKKILLEYPWEGNSIQLQSFCERMILTAQSRNITEEYVHSLLTELYHSSSSIYEEPTVAKTKEEELAEKRVDPMYELIYKTLKKYNGSRKLVAKELQISTTTLWRKMKKYGLTDIY; from the coding sequence ATGTCAGGTATTGCATTATTTGTCCCAGATCAAGATATGTATGCACAAGCTGAAAACCTTATTAAAAATCTCAAAAACAATCATATCTCATTACTTAAGTTAATACACACAGAAGATGCGACGACCGAGGCCCGAAACGCGATTGTCGATGGCATCAATATTATCATCGCAAGAGGCCGCCAGGCAGTTGAAATAAAAAATAATACCAATGTAACCGTAACAAATATTATCGTAACCGCCCAAGAACTGGGCCTTTTAATTATGAAAGCCAAAAGCCTTATTAATAAAGATCACATCACGATCGGCCTTTTTGGCTGGGGGGATATGTTCTGCGATACAACCTATTTTGAACAGTTATATAATATTACCTTAAAGCGTTATATCCTGAGCGACAATGAAGAATGGCGAAATATTATTTTAAAGTCCACAGGTGACCAACTCGACGTCATCATCGGTGGGAAATCAGTTCTTGAATGCGCGAGTCAAATCGGCATTCCTGGTATTTATCTTGCCGGTACTGGTGAATCTTTAGAAGTAGCTATCCGCAGCGCAGAATCTCTCTACCATATGGCTGAGATCGAAAAGCATAACTATGCTCAGTTTTCTACTGTATTAGACAGTTCCTCTAATGGCATTATTAAATTAAGTGCCAGTGGCAAGCTGCTTATTATGAATAGGATTATGGAAGGGATTATTGGTCAAGACGCCAAGCAATTGATTGGCATGTCTGTAGGTCAACTTTTTACCGAAATCAGTTATGATAAAATTGTTGATGTGCTAGACGGCACTTCGGATAACTTTTCAACGCTCCTAACCTACCACGGCCAAGAACTGGTACTCATCGTAGAGCCTATTGTTGTTGAAAAAAAAATCGAAGGGGCTATTATGTCCTTTAACCGTCTGCGAAGACTTAATGTGGCTGATAAAGAAACCATGTCAAAACAATTTTTAAATGGCTACGTCGCTCATGCAACTTTTGATGATATCAGCAAAAATATGAAAGGACTGCGCCATGTCATTGAACGTGCAAAGCTCTACGCCCTGTCTTCCAGCCCTATGCTCGTCGAAGCCCTTTCTGGCCCCGAACTTGATATCATCACCCAAGGCATTCATAATTATGGCATGCGAAAAAACGGCCCCTTTATTATGATTAACATGGCCGGAATGACGGAAGATCAGCAAATCAAAGCGCTATTTGGTAATACTGAGACAAAAGAAAGCGGTGCGCTCCTTAATGCCGACCATGGAACGCTGGTGATCCAAAGCATTGACAAACTCAGTCTGCCCATCCAATATAACTTCATTAAAGCCCTTCGCACCAGACGGCTTGCACCAGATAACAATCCCTCCAGCTTCAAAGTATTTGACACCCGCATTATTGCCTGTACTGCCAAAAATCTGATGGAGCTTCGTAAAAACTTCCTATTCCGCTCTGATTTGTACTTTACTTTAAACTCACTCCGCTTAAGAATCTCCAACTTAAAGGACCGCCCGGAAGATGTTGCCTATCTCTTAACCACTTACATCAAACAGTACATGCAGCAGTACGCAAGATACCACGTCTTATCTGCTAGGGCCAAGAAAATTCTTCTCGAATATCCTTGGGAAGGAAACAGCATCCAGCTGCAATCCTTTTGTGAACGGATGATCCTTACCGCACAAAGTAGGAATATTACAGAAGAATATGTTCACTCGCTGCTCACTGAACTTTACCATAGCAGTTCCAGCATTTATGAGGAGCCCACAGTTGCAAAAACAAAAGAGGAGGAGTTGGCAGAAAAACGTGTAGACCCTATGTATGAACTCATTTATAAAACGCTCAAAAAATACAACGGCAGTCGCAAACTGGTTGCCAAAGAACTCCAAATCAGCACTACTACCTTGTGGCGAAAGATGAAAAAATATGGATTGACTGATATTTATTAA
- a CDS encoding LytTR family DNA-binding domain-containing protein — translation MKLLVEQSLDCKETEIKITCGLMDERLKRLIEQIRLFSFSVRAEKDGMTIPIPLEDIYYFDTVDNKTFLYIEKDVYRCDKKLYELEMQLADTPFIRISKSCVLNTSVVLSIRAHLSGRLEATLKNGEKVIISKHYIKGFRDKFEE, via the coding sequence ATGAAACTACTTGTTGAACAGTCATTAGATTGCAAGGAAACCGAAATTAAAATCACTTGTGGTCTGATGGATGAACGTTTAAAACGTCTTATAGAGCAAATCCGTCTGTTCTCTTTTTCTGTTAGAGCTGAAAAGGACGGCATGACAATTCCAATCCCATTGGAGGATATTTACTATTTTGACACCGTTGATAATAAGACATTTCTGTATATTGAGAAAGACGTGTACCGCTGTGATAAAAAACTATACGAACTTGAAATGCAGCTAGCAGATACACCGTTCATACGCATTAGTAAAAGCTGTGTTTTAAATACCTCTGTAGTACTCTCAATAAGAGCACACTTAAGCGGACGCCTAGAAGCCACCTTAAAAAACGGTGAGAAAGTCATCATATCCAAACACTACATAAAAGGCTTTCGAGATAAATTTGAGGAGTAG
- a CDS encoding DUF3021 family protein — translation MKKILVITCTSFTAIVLLFALFSTFDMVPELSKSIILQLFAMASSISVLMFISDKIAHKLDINSIVIDALIRVLICYFVVFTEGSLFGMFPFEWKAFAYISPVLIPTFIATYAIYYFTLVDYANEINERIKKKKNYF, via the coding sequence ATGAAAAAAATATTGGTAATAACCTGTACCAGCTTTACTGCAATCGTATTGCTTTTTGCTTTATTCTCAACCTTTGATATGGTCCCGGAGTTGTCAAAAAGCATTATACTACAGCTGTTCGCTATGGCATCGTCAATTTCTGTACTAATGTTTATCAGCGACAAAATCGCACATAAATTAGATATTAACTCAATTGTCATTGATGCACTGATACGCGTGTTGATTTGCTATTTTGTTGTTTTTACAGAAGGCAGCTTATTTGGAATGTTCCCATTTGAATGGAAAGCCTTTGCATACATTAGCCCAGTTCTTATTCCAACATTTATCGCAACCTATGCTATTTACTATTTCACCCTTGTTGACTATGCCAATGAAATCAACGAACGTATAAAAAAGAAAAAAAACTATTTTTAA
- a CDS encoding ABC transporter ATP-binding protein, whose product MSHIIKIEKLKKAYGEIEAVKEIDFYVETGKLFAFLGPNGAGKSTTIDILCTLLKPSGGQVIIDGHILGKEDDAIRNKIGVVFQNSVLDPLLSVRENLITRAHFYGMNKQEIKDAVRSAALAADVISFIDRPYGKLSGGQRRRADIARALINTPKILFLDEPTTGLDPKTKESVWQTIFELQKKTGMTIFLTTHYMEEAATADYIIIIDHGKIVAKGTPYDLQEQYSSDSLRIKPNNRDALIQLLTSAQMPYIEKNGLIQSNILSTVSTIPFLAKAAQFIDSFEVIHGSMEDVFLNITGGEK is encoded by the coding sequence ATGTCACATATTATTAAAATTGAAAAACTGAAAAAGGCATATGGGGAGATTGAAGCCGTCAAAGAAATAGACTTTTATGTTGAAACGGGAAAACTATTTGCATTTCTCGGCCCTAATGGTGCTGGTAAATCAACAACAATTGATATTCTTTGTACTTTGCTAAAGCCAAGTGGGGGGCAAGTCATAATCGATGGCCATATTCTCGGTAAGGAGGATGATGCTATCAGAAATAAAATTGGCGTTGTGTTTCAAAACAGTGTACTTGATCCGCTTCTTAGCGTCAGAGAAAATCTCATTACACGGGCACATTTTTATGGGATGAACAAACAAGAAATTAAGGATGCCGTGCGCAGCGCTGCACTTGCAGCAGATGTTATCAGCTTTATTGACCGTCCCTATGGAAAATTATCAGGTGGACAACGACGTCGGGCTGATATAGCCCGTGCACTTATAAATACGCCCAAGATTTTATTTTTGGATGAACCTACGACAGGACTTGACCCTAAAACCAAAGAAAGCGTATGGCAAACGATATTTGAACTGCAGAAGAAAACAGGTATGACTATCTTTCTCACTACTCATTATATGGAAGAAGCAGCCACAGCGGATTACATCATCATTATTGATCATGGAAAAATCGTTGCAAAAGGTACCCCCTATGATTTGCAGGAACAGTACAGTTCTGATAGTCTGCGCATCAAGCCTAACAATAGAGATGCCCTTATACAATTGCTAACAAGCGCGCAGATGCCGTATATCGAGAAAAACGGCCTTATCCAATCCAATATTTTGAGTACAGTTTCCACTATCCCTTTCTTGGCAAAAGCAGCGCAGTTTATAGACAGTTTTGAAGTGATTCATGGTTCAATGGAGGATGTGTTTCTCAACATTACAGGAGGTGAAAAGTGA
- a CDS encoding ABC transporter permease: MLNLAQRNLKIFFRQKSTVFFSLLGIFVIIGLYVLFLGNVWIDYIPESLPEARNLMNNWIIAGIVSVASITTAMGAFGTMIEDKVQKTSKDFYSSPIKRSQIVGGYILSALIIGFIICLITFILGETYIMISGGTPLSFISLVTLLGIMFLSVLSSSCLVFFIVSFFESTSAFATASTILGTLVGFLTGIYLPIGTLPQSVQWVIKLFPVSHAGALMRQVMLKEPIATSFLGVPENYITAFKEMMGVTYTYGDYTATALVHILVLIGTAAIFFTLALWNISRKN; encoded by the coding sequence ATGCTCAATCTTGCGCAGCGTAATTTGAAAATATTTTTTCGTCAGAAAAGCACTGTGTTTTTCTCACTCTTAGGTATATTCGTTATTATAGGTCTATATGTTCTATTCTTAGGAAATGTTTGGATAGATTATATCCCCGAGAGTCTTCCTGAGGCCAGAAACCTTATGAACAATTGGATTATTGCAGGTATTGTTTCGGTGGCTTCTATTACAACAGCAATGGGGGCATTTGGAACAATGATTGAGGATAAAGTTCAAAAAACAAGCAAAGACTTCTATTCATCTCCCATTAAACGATCTCAGATCGTTGGCGGCTACATCTTAAGCGCATTGATCATCGGTTTCATCATATGCCTCATCACCTTTATTCTCGGTGAAACCTATATTATGATTAGCGGTGGGACTCCGTTGTCTTTTATTTCACTCGTTACTCTTTTAGGCATAATGTTCCTATCCGTTTTATCATCAAGCTGCCTTGTGTTTTTTATCGTCAGCTTCTTTGAAAGCACAAGTGCATTTGCAACAGCAAGCACAATTTTAGGAACACTTGTAGGCTTTTTAACCGGTATCTATCTGCCAATAGGTACTCTGCCTCAATCCGTACAATGGGTAATCAAGCTTTTCCCTGTATCTCATGCTGGTGCATTAATGCGTCAAGTCATGTTAAAAGAACCTATTGCTACCAGTTTTTTAGGCGTACCCGAAAACTATATTACGGCATTTAAAGAAATGATGGGGGTTACCTATACCTATGGCGACTATACTGCTACAGCTCTAGTACATATCCTTGTACTGATTGGTACGGCAGCTATTTTTTTCACCCTTGCCTTATGGAATATTTCACGCAAAAATTAA
- a CDS encoding DUF2200 domain-containing protein — protein sequence MSKHHIYTMSIAKVYPHYVTKAEKKGRTKTEVDEIICWLSGYSQEELEAQLENQTDFETFFAKAPKLNPSRTLIKGVVCGVRVEDIEEPTMKEIRYLDKLIDELAKGKAMEKILRK from the coding sequence ATGAGCAAACATCATATCTATACAATGAGTATCGCCAAGGTTTATCCCCATTATGTCACGAAGGCAGAGAAAAAAGGACGTACGAAAACAGAAGTCGATGAAATCATCTGTTGGCTGAGCGGCTATAGTCAGGAAGAGCTAGAAGCACAGCTGGAAAACCAGACAGACTTTGAGACTTTCTTTGCGAAGGCACCAAAGCTAAATCCTTCCCGGACTTTAATAAAAGGTGTAGTCTGCGGTGTTCGGGTGGAAGACATCGAAGAACCGACGATGAAGGAAATTCGCTATTTGGATAAGCTTATTGATGAGTTAGCAAAGGGAAAAGCAATGGAGAAGATTTTACGAAAATAG